CATCAGGGGTTAAGGGAAACCTTTTTATCTTATCCCCGCTCCCCTATTCTGGGGCATGCGGGGGTGCCCGAGCCTGGCCAAAGGGGGCGGACTTAAGATCCGCTGCCGAAGGGCTACGCGGGTTCGAATCCCGTCCCCCGCACCAAAGCTTTAAAAATACAGGGTCTGATGTGTGTCTGAGTTCAGGATCATGAGGTGATTCAGATGGCGAGATTTCCGGAAGCAGAGGCTAGAATATTTAGGAAGTACGTTTGCATGCGCTGCGGTGCCACTAACCCGTGGAAAGCAAAGAAATGCCGGAGGTGCGGTTATAAGGGACTTCGCCCGAAGGCAAGAGAACCGCGTGGTGGAATGGGACGCTGAAGTCTCCCTTTTTTATATTAAGTTTTGATCAGAATTTGATGCCGATCATCCTTTCAGTTTTTTGAGGGTTTCTTCAAGGAAGCCGAGGCCATCCTCTAGTAGCCGTTCCCCCGCGGGTGTCAGTTTGTAGTACTTCCTGGAAGGTTTCCCGGTTCCGCTTTCCTGCCACTCCGTCGTCACGTACCCATCCTTTTCAAGTTTGTAGAGGACAACGTAGGAGCTTACTGTGGCAGGTTCAAAGTCAAAAGCTTCTTTGATGCGCTGTTTCAGTTCGTACGCGTACATGGGGCGCTCTTTGAGCAGGCGGAGGATGTAAACCCAGAGCACCTCCTTCGTGATTTTACTCTTTAGCCTGTCCATCGGGCTCGTCATCTCACTCACTCCTCATTTTATTTGTTCTAAATATTTTAACCCAATATAATTTAAAAGTTTTGGGAAAATGTTTTATCCTCTTAAATCCAAAGTACTATCGGGTGGTCGAATGAACTTTGACATGAGCGGCATGGCGGGAGATATCGGGATTGGAGGTGTTGCTGGATTCCTCACAGGGTTTGCACTCAAGAAGTTCATAAAACTCGCTACGGCACTGATAGGTGCCTACCTCCTCAGCCTCTTCTGGCTCCAGCAAAAGGGCGTCATAACCATCAACACGGACAAGCTCTTCAACTTGGCGGGCGGTCTGAGCAATCAGATAATCAGTCTTGGGCAGAAGATCATAGGAATACTTCCGGGCACTGGAGCGTTCCTCGGAGGTTTCTATCTGGGATTCCACAAAGGTTAAATTCTTCCCTTCCTTTTCCTAATCCATGGGCTATGAGCGACGTGTTTTACTGAGGCATTCATTGGCTTCTATGGTGGCCCTAGGTTTAACGGGCCTCAGCAGGTTTGTGTACAGCGTCGTTGTGTCGAGGCGTTTTGGTGTTGAAGAACTCGGCCGTGCAAATTCCCTCCTATCACAGGCGTTTCTCCTGGCAATACCCCTAAGCTTCTTCGCAGTGGCCCTTGGGAAGTACTCCTCTGAATTCCTTGGTAGGGGAAGATGGCAATCCATCCGGGCCATAACGGGGCCTTCATTCATCCTTCCACTCCTGGGGTTGCTTCTTATCCCCGTAAACCTGTATCTTGCGTTGATCGCGGTGTTCAGGGCCCTCCAACTAACGTTTCGATCCTTTCTCTATGGGGTGCACAGGGGGGAGCATTATGCATACATTATCCTAATAGCTTTTTCGGGCTTTTTAGCGGGCTTCCTTGTTCACAGCCTCTACGCCCCATACCTGCTTTTCTTGGGGTTGATATCTCTCATCGCCTTCTCGTATCTTGCTGTGTTCAACCTGCTTGGAACACCACATCGTGAAGAACTGCGTCTCCTTGTGTCCTACTCCTTCTTTGCGTTCCTAGGCACACTATCTGGGGTGTTCTTGATTCAGGGACCGTACTTCTTGGGTGAACGCCTTGGGGGCGCTGAAGTGGGGGGGGAAGTGTCTGCGGCTCTTTCCGCGGCGTTTCTATTGAGTTACCTGCCCCAGGTTCTCCAGTCCGCCATAATGCCGCTGTTTTCTTACAAATACGGACGCGATGAGAAGGACTACGTAAAACGACTTTCCGAGGAAACCACGGTCTTCCTAATAACAACAACCGCTCTGCTTGTGTTCCTCCTGATGCTCGTGGGTGGGGAGTTGCTCGGTCTCTTCTTTGGCTTTAACGTGGGGACCCCTTTCTACTTGGCCCTTATCGCCATGGAACTCTATATAGCCTACAACCCAAGTATAGTTGCGCTCAACTCAACGGCCTACGTGAGAACGGGTACGATGATTTCCCTCGTGGGGGCTGCTGTCTCCCTTGTCTCTTGGCTTCTACTGATACCGACCCAGGGTGCCATCGGTGTTATGGTGGGTCTGATACTCGGATACGGTGCCATCCTACTCGGGACCGCCACCTATGCAGTGCGTCTTCTTTCAGTTTCCCCTTCTGTGTACCGGCCCCTCTTGATCGCCGTTTTCCTCCAGTTGCCGGTTTTCCTCTCGAAGATTCTCCTCTTGGTGGGTGCCTGTGTGTTCGTTGTTTATGAACAAGGAATAATCGGGGAGATGATTTCGGTCTTCAGGTCCTTCCGTGGTAGAGGATCCTGATCAGGTCTTCCGGCAACCCTTCATTTTTTATACGATCTTCCACGAGTTTTTTATCATACTCCACCTTAATGAACTTGGTGTGGAGGGTTTCCGTGTCCACCAAGGCAAACGTTGCTCTGTGGGCTTTTCCCGGGGGGAGTCCTGTGCTTCCCGGACAGATCACACGTCCGTAGCGGGTCATGGCGTTAACGGGGTATTTTGGGGAGGCCACCAGAAGCATCTCGTAGTCCTTAATCGGCCGCATTAAGGCCTCATAGTAACTGGATGGTTGTTCTGGGAGAACCCTTCCTCCAAACGGATTCAATGGGCTTCCGTAAACCCCGAATATCTCGTTCTTTCCTATCCTGTCTACGAGGTATATCTGAGTGTCCCTTATGAACTCCCTGCCCTCATGCCCCAGTTCCTCCCAAGTGTGCTTCAGTGAGGCCTTAATATGAGGCTCCACGTCAAGGCGGTCAATGTAGTCCGTACCCTCGCCGTGAGGGTCACTGGCGGCTATGAACTGATCTAGCTCACCCCGGATTACTTTCACCTGATTGCTCTTTAGGAGGCTTCTGAGAGTGTCAACTACCTCCCGGGGGTATGGGAACAGTCCCACTAGGTTCCCTAGAATGTAGTACCTGTCTACTCGATATCCTTCTTCCTTCAGTCTCTCCAGCTTCTCAAGGGCTGCGGCCAGGGCAGGGAAGTTTCCGGCTATGTTGGCAAGAACCGCCGCGTACACCATGCTCCCCACCTCTTCCTATTTTCTTACTAAAATTAACTAAAAGGTTCAAAATATTTAAAGGTTTCGGAGGCCTTGGGCCGTCCATCAAGACGTCGAGAATTGCATGCTACTTAAAAGAAATGATTTAATAATGGGCTGCACAAAGATTGCCGGTTTGGAAGGTTTTTGCTTAACTCAGTGCCCGACGGTGCCTTGGATGGGCGAGACATCCCCCGGAGGGGACTTTTGGTGGGACAGTCCTAAAATTCGCCCATGCGGGCTGCGTATCGCAAAACAGTCACCAGAAGGTCAGAATTACCCTTGAAACTTTACACCAGAAAAGTTTACTGATGGCGGACCGGCGGGGATTCGAACCCCGGACCTGCGGCTTAGGAGGCCGCCGCCCTATCCTAGCTAGGCTACCGGTCCACTGCCCGCTATCCCCCTCAGGGGAATGATATTTAAACTTTACGGTGGAGTTTCCATGGTGGTGTGTATGGTCGATGCTCTTGATCTGAGGATCCTCAGTCTGCTTCAGGAAAACGCTCGTCTTTCCTATCGAGAAATTGCCCGTGAGCTCAAGGTTGCGGTCGGCACCGTCTACAACAGGATAAAGCGGATGGAGGAAGAGGGTGTTATAAAGGGGTTCGCGCCCCTGTTGGACTACGAGAAGCTGGGATTTGGTCTAACCGCCGTTATTGGAATCAAGGCAAACGGCCGTAAGATAATCGAGATCGAGCGTGAGGTGGCTAAGGAGGACAGCGTCCTGCTGGTTTACGATATTACTGGGGAGTACGACATCTTCGTGGTCGCTAAGTTCAAGGACAGGGCCGATATGAACCGCTTCGTTAAGTGGCTGCTCTCCCTCGACGGTGTGGAAAAAACGAACACGAGCGTTGCGATGCAGGTCGTTAAGGAGGAACCCAGAGTACGGCTACTGGAGGACTAAAACCTCTTCTAGGAAGCGTCTAGCGAACTCGTCGAAGCTCTCTGCTGGGAGCATCACGTCTTTTCCGTTTACCTTTCCATCAAACACCCATGTCTTCTCCGCTATCTCCAGGATTCTTGTGAAGCTTGGGTTTGCGTCCACCACCGAGTTTACTAGCCTACTGAACTCCTCTTCGCTGGCGTTTCTGATGACCCCCTCGATCACCACGACTTTGCCGCAGTCCTCCTCAGAACAGCGGAATTTGAAGGGGATCCCGGGCTCGGCCTCAACTGGTATCGTGAGCCCGGCGGCGTTGTAGATGAAGAACTTCATCTCAATCACTCCAGCCGTATGAGGCTGTCCACAGGGATGCTGTACTCATGCTTTATCCTGTCGATTACGTCACCAACGCTCACAAGGAAGAACATCCCCACTGGTTTGGCGCCTGCTTGTCTGCACATATCTAGAAGGGCTTTTTGGGTTTCCCCACTTCTTATGACGTCGTCCACTATCAGGACGTTTTCTCCCCGTTTGAGGGCCCACTGCGGCAGGTAGAGGGTTGTAACACTCCCCAACGCGCTCGGGATGTAGCTGACCTCGTAGAATTTTTTGACCCCTACCTCCTTTTTCTTCTTGGCATAGACTAGGTCCACCCCAAGCTCTTTCGCCACATGAACGCCTATGGGGATTCCGTCGGTGGCCGCCGTAAGAACCTTGTCAACGTTTTTGTCGGCGAATTTACCTGCCACCTCCTCGGCTATCAGCGTCATCAGGGCCGTGTCGCTGATGACCGGCATGTTGTCGAAGAGCCCGTGTTCGTCGAATTTGATCCTCTTCCGTACCTCTTCTTCGATGTTTATGTATGGGGCCAGGAGACCCAACAGTTCCCGCGTCCTCTCCGTGCTTGGGAGAACCTTTCCGCGCACGTACCTGTTGAGGACGGTGATTGGGAGTCCGGTTATTTTGGAGAGCTCCTCGTAAGTGTAGTTCTTTTTGAGCAGTCTGAGTATCCTTACAAGCCTCAACTTTTCCTGCACTGCTTTCAGCTGGCTCATTCTTTACACCTCCGATGCCAGAAGTTTAACAAAAAAATGTATAAATACGTTTCGGTCACCGTCCTTGGTTCACAATATCCCTATGATACCTTCCCAGCAGATCACCGTATTCCCTCATAAGGAACTCCTTGGTCACGGGCTCTCCGTCTGGATGACCAACACCGGGACAGAATGTGTCCTCCTTAATGTAAACTTCCATGAGATTCCTGTTTTTTGTAAATATGAATGGATAAAGCCTGCACGCGAGTGGACGGTGATCGTATATCCTACACTTCTTTGTCTCTGGGTCTAGGAAGACGCAGGAATCGTCCAGGGAGCGCTTTTTAAGGGCATATCCAAGGAATCTATCGCCGCGGTAGAAGGCTTTTTCGTAGTCCACGAATTCCCATGCGTTGTATCCCAGGTCCTCTATAGTCTCCACATCCTCGTCCCGTAGGGGTATCTCCAGGTTGCTGCAGCACAGGCCACAGTTCTCAACGCACTTGAACTTGAAGGTGGGGTCGTACTCCACCTTCAGGGTGTCCAGGTGAACGATGGCCACCCACCTGTTCTCCAACCACTCACCCCCGGTAGGAGCTGGCTATGAGGGTCTCCGTCATCTCGATGTTCCCGATCCTCCTCAGGACTTCATCGTGGAACTGATCCAGTAGGTGGATATCCGGAACCTCCACCCTCAGCAGCAGGTCGTATTCTCCGTAAACCCGATATATCTCTTTAATGTCCTCCCTCTTCTTAAGCTCCCTGTAGACCTTTTCCTCGGTCCCCGGCTTAACAACCACTAGCACAAAAGCTTCTATCATATACCGAACCCCCCAAGGTTAAATTTACGGGCCATCTTGGCCAGTTTTCTTTTATCCATGCTTTTAAACATCTTCTTCATTTGATGGTACTGGTTCAGGAGTTCCCGAACTTCTCTTGTTGTGGTCCCTGAGCCCCTGGCTATGCGTTTAATCCGCGAGTAACTTATTATATCTGGCTTCTCAAGCTCTTCCTCGGTCATGGAGTCCATTATTATCCTGTAGCGCTTAAGCTTCTCCTCTCCAACTTTAACCATGTCGTCGGGTAGACTGTAGCCCATTCCTGGGATCATCTGCAGTATCTGTTTAAGGGGGCCCATTTTCCCCATGGCTTCCAGCTGGGTGTACATGTCCTTCAGGTTGAATTTGCCCCTCAGGAATTTCTCAACGTCCTCCTCCTTGAGTTCCTGCTGTTTCTGTAGCTCTTCAAATTTCTCCAGCAACCCCTGAATGTCTCCTAGCCCAAGCAGTCTGGAAACGAAGCGCTTGGGGTCAAAGGGTTCTATGTCATCTATCCTTTCCCCAACGCCTATGAATTTTATGGGGGCCCCGGTGGCGGCGACCGCTGAGAGGGCCCCTCCACCCTTGGCCGAGCCGTCCAGCTTCGTCACTATTATCGAGCCTATTGGGGTAGCCTCTTTAAATGCCAGTGCCTGATTGTACGCCTGCTGGCCCAGGGTCCCGTCTATTACCAGGATAACCTCATGGGGTTTTACTGAGGAGGATATCTGCGTCATTTCCTCGATTAGTCCCTTCTCCTCTTTGTGACGTCCAGCGGAGTCCACGATTATTACGTCAACTCTCTTCTCTTTGAAGTGTTTGACCCCCTCCCTGGCTAGCTTCACCGCGTCTTTTTCCGAGGGATCGCCGAAAACTTCCACTCCAAACGGCTCCACGAGCTGTTTAAGCTGGTGGTACGCTCCCGGACGCCACGTGTCGGAGCATACAAGGCCGACCCGGTAACCCCTTTTCTGGAAATAGCGGGCGAGTTTGGCGATGCTCGTTGTCTTGCCGGATCCCTGGATACCCACTGTCAGGAGGATGGTTGGTCTCTCCCTGATCTCAATCGGCTTTGCTTCGGTTCCGAGGAATTTGGTGAGTTCTTCGTATACTATCTTGATTATGTGCTCCTTCTTTGAGACGCCCGCGGGGGGTTCCTCCTCCAACGCACGCTTTTCTATTGTCTTGGTCAACTGGAGGACGAGCTTAACGTTAACATCAGCCTGTATAAGTGCTCTCTGAATATCGCGCACTACCTCTTTTACAGTTGCCTCATCCACGGTACGGGAACGGGCAAGCTTCCTAAGTGCACTGTTGAGTGCTTTTCCCAGCTTCTCCAGGGCCATCTCTCCCACCGTACCTGAATGGTTTCTATTGTTTATAAATGGTTGGGACGGGGTGGTATCTATTTTCCCCAGACAGACGTGCTCCACATTAGATAGACAATTGACGATATCATGTTTAACGAATGTCTATCAGAAAACCTTTTATACAATAAAGTTGTAGGATATCATGGTGATATCTATGACTACGGTAATTAAACGTGACACCCGGAAGTTTATGAAGGAATTGCGGGTCCATTACGGCGATGTTTGGAAAATGCCCTCCAGCAGGTATCTCTCCAAGCCGGATTTCATTGTCGTTGACCCCCGCACTGGTAAAAAGACCAAGGTTAGTTTCGTATCACTCGACGATGGAGAGGTCGTCGGAGTGGTTTACGACGAGCTTGGATGACTTTTTCGTCTTTTGCCTTAATTCATTCCGCAACGAGCCTGTACCTGATTTTGCCATGTTGTTTCCGTTCTACTGCGCTGTCGAGAAACTATTAAATACTTGAACTCCTTAAATCCTACGGTGAAAATAGATGCCCCGCGATATTTACCGGGAGGCCCTTGATCTCGCTTCTAACATCCGAGACCGGTACCTCCGTGCGGTAACGTACGCAAAGATCGGTTATTATTTTTACCGGCTGAAAAACCCCCGGTACAAGGAAGCGTTTAAACGATCGTTTAACGCCCTGGAGACCATAGAAAACCCTCCTCTGATGGTGCGGGCGATGATAGAACTGGGCACCTACCTCGCCAATGTGGGGGCATCCAGTGCGAGTAAAGTTTTCCAGCAGGCGGATGAGATCATCTCCGATTTCCCCCAGCCCCTGAAGGATGAACTCATAGAGGTTCTCGTGCTTCGTCTTCTGGAGCTTGAGATGGTGGACGATGCCCTCTTCTACGTGGTTGATATAGAGGACAACGTGAAGCGCAACGATCTTCTCCTCAAAATACTCCGGGTCTATTTAAAAGCCGGGAAAATGCGTAAGGCCCGCCTGATTCTTGAGCAACTAAAGGACGAACCCTGGCACTCCATAGGCTCCATCGAGACCATTAAGGAACATCTGAAGAGAGAGGAGTTCGGCAGTGCAATACGAGTCCTTCAGGGCCTTAAGAGCGAGTACTGGCTGGGGGACGCGATGAAGGAAGTGGCCTCCTACCTTAAAACTACGGATGTTCCAAGGGCGACGTACGAGAAGTTCGTTGAGATAGCCCTCGGGATGTCGACGGAGAACGGATTCGGCATCCTGAAATCCCTCCTAGTGGGCCTTGCCGCACAGGGCGAACTGGAGTTTGTTATCGGTGTTTTGAGCAGGTTGTCAGCCGAGCAGAGGTTGGAGATTGCTAGAGGTATTGTTCTTACGGTCCTTGATAACGAGACCGTTCTTGAGAACCTCGTCGGCTCTCTCCAGGGACCGGAACGTGAGGAGCTTTCCCGTTTCATCCTCGACAACCTGCTGGAGTCTACCCCCGATGTCAAGTACCGGTCGCTCGTTGAGAGTATTGGGGAAGTCACGAACGACGACACGCTCCTCGTTAAGGTGGTCAGGTACTTGAGCAAACTGGGTGATTTTGATGATGCGGCAAAGTTCGCCGATAGGGTGAGAGGGAACTACCTCAGGTCGCTGGCGTTTGGGAGCATCGCCACTGAGAGGCTCCAGCGGAGGGATATCGACGGTGCAATAGATGCGGCACTGGAGGTTAGGGACTCCAGGTGGGGTTCGTGGCTTCTCAGTGAGATCCTGACGAAGATACTTGAATTGCAGGTTGAAGGCCGGATCAAGGAGGAGGACATGGAACGTAAAGCCGAAAACCAGCGCGCTTTCTGGGAGAAGGGCTAACGTTTTAAGCTTCCCTTCGTTTTTTCTCTCCAGGTGATACCATGCCGAGGATAGCGATTATCGGAGGTTCCGGAGTCTACGACCCGAAGCTTCTCCAGAACATCAGGGAGGAGTTCGTGAGCACTCCCTACGGAAAGGTCCGGGTGAAGTTAGGTGAATACGGTGGCGAGGAAATAGCGTTCCTGGCCAGACACGGTGAGGGGCACAGCGTTCCACCCCACAAGATCAACTACCGCGCCAACATATGGGCCCTTTACGAGCTGGGTGTTGAGAGGATTCTCTCAACTTCGGCGGTAGGCTCGCTCAACGAGGCAATGAAGCCGGGCGACTTCGTTATCCTTGACCAGCTTATTGACTTCACCAAGACGAGGCACTACACATTCTATGACGGCGATGAGAGCCTGCATGACAGAAAGTTCGTTGCCCACGTGGACTTCACGGACCCGTACTGTCCCGAGCTGAGAAAGGCACTGATAACGGCCGCGAGGGAGCTTGGGTTTGAATACCATCCAACGGGAACCTACGCCTGCATGGAGGGCCCGCGCTTTGAGACGAGGGCTGAGATAAGGGCTCTCAGGATACTCGGCGCCGACGTGGTTGGCATGACCCAGTGCCCGGAAGCCGCCTTGGCTAGGGAGCTGGAGATGTGTTACTCCAGCGTGGCCATAGTCACCAACTTCGCCGCCGGCATAAGCAGGGAGAAGCTCACCCACACCGAGGTCGTTGAGCTGATGGCCCAGAAGAGCGAGGAGATAAAGTACATCCTCATGAAGTCCATCAGGTACATACCGAAGGAGCGTCGCTGTGGCTGTAAGGATGCCCTAAAGGGCGCGACCGGAGACTGATGTCCTTTCCTGTTCTTTTATCCTCTTAAAAGTGCTTACGTTTTGAACTCGAGGTTAAAGAAAGCGTTTAATAGTAGGCCGCCCTAATTCTCCATGGTGATGGAAAGTGAAGTACGACGTTGTTATTATCGGAGCAAGTGCCGGGGGCCTTACCACGGCTATAGCCGCGAAGAGGTTTTATCCCGACAAGAGCGTCCTTGTCATTAAGAGGGAAGATGTCGGAATGATTCCCTGC
The genomic region above belongs to Thermococcus sp. and contains:
- a CDS encoding metallophosphatase family protein, with the translated sequence MVYAAVLANIAGNFPALAAALEKLERLKEEGYRVDRYYILGNLVGLFPYPREVVDTLRSLLKSNQVKVIRGELDQFIAASDPHGEGTDYIDRLDVEPHIKASLKHTWEELGHEGREFIRDTQIYLVDRIGKNEIFGVYGSPLNPFGGRVLPEQPSSYYEALMRPIKDYEMLLVASPKYPVNAMTRYGRVICPGSTGLPPGKAHRATFALVDTETLHTKFIKVEYDKKLVEDRIKNEGLPEDLIRILYHGRT
- a CDS encoding YkgJ family cysteine cluster protein; this translates as MENRWVAIVHLDTLKVEYDPTFKFKCVENCGLCCSNLEIPLRDEDVETIEDLGYNAWEFVDYEKAFYRGDRFLGYALKKRSLDDSCVFLDPETKKCRIYDHRPLACRLYPFIFTKNRNLMEVYIKEDTFCPGVGHPDGEPVTKEFLMREYGDLLGRYHRDIVNQGR
- a CDS encoding signal recognition particle protein Srp54, which gives rise to MALEKLGKALNSALRKLARSRTVDEATVKEVVRDIQRALIQADVNVKLVLQLTKTIEKRALEEEPPAGVSKKEHIIKIVYEELTKFLGTEAKPIEIRERPTILLTVGIQGSGKTTSIAKLARYFQKRGYRVGLVCSDTWRPGAYHQLKQLVEPFGVEVFGDPSEKDAVKLAREGVKHFKEKRVDVIIVDSAGRHKEEKGLIEEMTQISSSVKPHEVILVIDGTLGQQAYNQALAFKEATPIGSIIVTKLDGSAKGGGALSAVAATGAPIKFIGVGERIDDIEPFDPKRFVSRLLGLGDIQGLLEKFEELQKQQELKEEDVEKFLRGKFNLKDMYTQLEAMGKMGPLKQILQMIPGMGYSLPDDMVKVGEEKLKRYRIIMDSMTEEELEKPDIISYSRIKRIARGSGTTTREVRELLNQYHQMKKMFKSMDKRKLAKMARKFNLGGFGI
- a CDS encoding 50S ribosomal protein L40e, with product MARFPEAEARIFRKYVCMRCGATNPWKAKKCRRCGYKGLRPKAREPRGGMGR
- a CDS encoding Lrp/AsnC ligand binding domain-containing protein, with the translated sequence MIEAFVLVVVKPGTEEKVYRELKKREDIKEIYRVYGEYDLLLRVEVPDIHLLDQFHDEVLRRIGNIEMTETLIASSYRG
- a CDS encoding Lrp/AsnC family transcriptional regulator, which codes for MVDALDLRILSLLQENARLSYREIARELKVAVGTVYNRIKRMEEEGVIKGFAPLLDYEKLGFGLTAVIGIKANGRKIIEIEREVAKEDSVLLVYDITGEYDIFVVAKFKDRADMNRFVKWLLSLDGVEKTNTSVAMQVVKEEPRVRLLED
- a CDS encoding FUN14 domain-containing protein, whose amino-acid sequence is MNFDMSGMAGDIGIGGVAGFLTGFALKKFIKLATALIGAYLLSLFWLQQKGVITINTDKLFNLAGGLSNQIISLGQKIIGILPGTGAFLGGFYLGFHKG
- a CDS encoding phosphoribosyltransferase family protein; translated protein: MSQLKAVQEKLRLVRILRLLKKNYTYEELSKITGLPITVLNRYVRGKVLPSTERTRELLGLLAPYINIEEEVRKRIKFDEHGLFDNMPVISDTALMTLIAEEVAGKFADKNVDKVLTAATDGIPIGVHVAKELGVDLVYAKKKKEVGVKKFYEVSYIPSALGSVTTLYLPQWALKRGENVLIVDDVIRSGETQKALLDMCRQAGAKPVGMFFLVSVGDVIDRIKHEYSIPVDSLIRLE
- a CDS encoding lipopolysaccharide biosynthesis protein: MGYERRVLLRHSLASMVALGLTGLSRFVYSVVVSRRFGVEELGRANSLLSQAFLLAIPLSFFAVALGKYSSEFLGRGRWQSIRAITGPSFILPLLGLLLIPVNLYLALIAVFRALQLTFRSFLYGVHRGEHYAYIILIAFSGFLAGFLVHSLYAPYLLFLGLISLIAFSYLAVFNLLGTPHREELRLLVSYSFFAFLGTLSGVFLIQGPYFLGERLGGAEVGGEVSAALSAAFLLSYLPQVLQSAIMPLFSYKYGRDEKDYVKRLSEETTVFLITTTALLVFLLMLVGGELLGLFFGFNVGTPFYLALIAMELYIAYNPSIVALNSTAYVRTGTMISLVGAAVSLVSWLLLIPTQGAIGVMVGLILGYGAILLGTATYAVRLLSVSPSVYRPLLIAVFLQLPVFLSKILLLVGACVFVVYEQGIIGEMISVFRSFRGRGS
- the mtnP gene encoding S-methyl-5'-thioadenosine phosphorylase, which encodes MPRIAIIGGSGVYDPKLLQNIREEFVSTPYGKVRVKLGEYGGEEIAFLARHGEGHSVPPHKINYRANIWALYELGVERILSTSAVGSLNEAMKPGDFVILDQLIDFTKTRHYTFYDGDESLHDRKFVAHVDFTDPYCPELRKALITAARELGFEYHPTGTYACMEGPRFETRAEIRALRILGADVVGMTQCPEAALARELEMCYSSVAIVTNFAAGISREKLTHTEVVELMAQKSEEIKYILMKSIRYIPKERRCGCKDALKGATGD
- a CDS encoding PadR family transcriptional regulator; the encoded protein is MTSPMDRLKSKITKEVLWVYILRLLKERPMYAYELKQRIKEAFDFEPATVSSYVVLYKLEKDGYVTTEWQESGTGKPSRKYYKLTPAGERLLEDGLGFLEETLKKLKG